Proteins co-encoded in one Rhodococcus sp. PAMC28707 genomic window:
- a CDS encoding L-threonylcarbamoyladenylate synthase: MSTVYDCQQADSRAAGLTAARGALKSGRLVVMPTDTLYGLGADAFDSSAVTDLLRAKGRGRDMPVPVLVGSWSTIDGLVTGVRPRTRDLIKAFWPGALSLVVQQAPSLAWDLGDAQGTVMLRMPLHPVALELLREVGPLAVSSANISGQPPATTVGEARDQLGGSAAVYLDGGPAEHAVASTIVDLTSETPRILREGAVAASAVAEVLGVPVESLLRGSAGA, translated from the coding sequence GTGAGCACTGTCTACGACTGCCAGCAAGCCGACTCCCGCGCGGCAGGATTGACCGCAGCCAGAGGCGCCCTCAAATCAGGTCGTCTGGTCGTGATGCCCACCGACACCCTGTACGGACTCGGCGCCGATGCATTCGACAGCAGTGCTGTCACCGATCTGTTGCGCGCCAAGGGCCGAGGACGCGATATGCCCGTTCCGGTTCTCGTCGGATCCTGGAGCACCATCGACGGACTCGTGACCGGTGTACGCCCAAGAACGCGCGATCTGATCAAGGCCTTTTGGCCCGGGGCGCTCAGTCTCGTCGTCCAGCAAGCTCCTTCATTGGCGTGGGATCTGGGAGATGCGCAGGGAACAGTCATGCTTCGGATGCCACTGCACCCTGTCGCCCTCGAATTGCTGCGCGAAGTGGGACCGCTGGCAGTTTCGAGTGCGAACATCTCCGGCCAACCCCCAGCCACCACCGTCGGTGAGGCACGTGATCAGCTCGGTGGCTCCGCTGCGGTCTACCTCGATGGTGGTCCGGCCGAGCACGCTGTTGCCTCCACCATCGTCGATTTGACCTCCGAGACACCGCGAATCCTCCGAGAGGGCGCTGTCGCCGCATCGGCTGTCGCGGAGGTTCTCGGCGTGCCCGTCGAGAGTCTGCTGCGAGGGAGTGCCGGCGCATGA
- the glyA gene encoding serine hydroxymethyltransferase — protein sequence MSETPFYGPDFAELHAEDPEIADVLLGELERVRGGLQLIASENLTSPAVMAAQGSILTNKYAEGYPGHRYYGGCEMVDRAENLAVDRAKALFGADHVNVQPHSGASANLAVYAAFAKPGDAVLAMSLPHGGHLTHGSKVSFSGKWFSPVPYHVRKDTELIDYDEVRDLALVHRPKIIVAGATAYSRLIDFATFRSIADEVGAVLWVDAAHFIGLVAGQAIPSPVPYADVVSATTHKVLRGPRGGMLMCRAEHARAIDKAVFPFSQGGPLMHTVAAKAVAFAEAATPSYRKYALNVVANAQALSTSLVESGMRTVSGGTDTHLALLDLQGFGIDGRSAESRCEAAGITLNKNTIPFDPAPPAVASGIRVGSAAVTTQGFDTSEMAVVGKLVARAVRAEQGTVVGDREIAAVKAEVGDLVSRKPAYSRA from the coding sequence ATGAGTGAAACGCCCTTCTACGGCCCGGACTTCGCCGAATTGCACGCCGAGGATCCGGAGATCGCCGATGTCCTGCTCGGTGAGCTGGAACGGGTCCGTGGTGGACTGCAGCTCATCGCCAGCGAAAATCTGACAAGCCCGGCAGTGATGGCTGCGCAGGGAAGCATCCTCACCAACAAGTACGCCGAGGGGTATCCCGGACACCGGTATTACGGTGGTTGCGAGATGGTCGATCGCGCCGAAAACCTCGCGGTCGATCGGGCCAAGGCACTGTTCGGTGCCGACCATGTCAATGTTCAACCGCACTCGGGCGCCAGCGCGAATCTTGCTGTGTACGCTGCGTTCGCGAAACCGGGCGACGCGGTCCTGGCCATGAGCTTGCCTCATGGCGGACACCTCACTCACGGTTCGAAAGTCAGCTTCTCGGGCAAGTGGTTCAGCCCCGTTCCCTATCACGTTCGGAAAGACACCGAGCTGATCGATTACGACGAAGTACGAGACCTGGCGTTGGTGCATCGTCCCAAGATCATCGTTGCCGGAGCTACGGCGTACTCACGCCTCATCGACTTCGCTACCTTTCGTTCGATCGCAGACGAAGTCGGCGCCGTCCTATGGGTCGACGCAGCTCACTTCATCGGCCTCGTTGCGGGCCAGGCCATCCCGTCCCCGGTCCCGTACGCCGACGTCGTGTCCGCCACTACCCACAAAGTTCTGCGGGGTCCTCGCGGCGGCATGCTGATGTGCCGTGCCGAGCACGCTCGTGCCATCGACAAGGCAGTCTTCCCGTTCAGCCAGGGCGGGCCGCTCATGCACACCGTCGCGGCGAAGGCTGTGGCATTCGCCGAGGCTGCGACGCCGAGTTACCGCAAATATGCGCTGAACGTCGTCGCCAACGCCCAAGCCTTGTCGACCTCGCTCGTCGAGTCCGGCATGCGCACGGTGTCCGGCGGAACGGATACCCACCTCGCGCTCCTGGATCTGCAAGGCTTCGGGATCGACGGCCGTAGCGCGGAATCGCGGTGTGAGGCAGCGGGTATAACGCTCAACAAGAACACGATCCCCTTCGACCCAGCCCCGCCTGCGGTTGCATCCGGCATCCGGGTCGGATCGGCCGCGGTCACGACACAGGGTTTCGACACCTCCGAGATGGCCGTCGTCGGAAAGCTCGTCGCACGTGCAGTTCGCGCAGAACAGGGGACGGTCGTCGGTGATCGAGAGATTGCCGCTGTGAAGGCAGAGGTCGGCGACCTCGTCTCACGCAAGCCGGCCTATTCTCGCGCATGA
- a CDS encoding MraY family glycosyltransferase encodes MSVVAVGAPYDVLALANQGAGVPIRELLLVCLTAAVVTFLATGGVRVLANKFGAVAAPRERDVHVVPTPRLGGTGMYLGMLVALLFASQLPALARGFGYTQDIPAALVAGFVIVGVGVIDDRWGLDALTKFVGQVTAAGVLVVMGVSWYIIYVPWSDGGFTVVLDQLQAGLVTVLVTVVMVNAMNFVDGLDGLAAGLGLIASVAICIFSVGLLNEQGGDVGVYPPAVIAAALAGACLGFLPHNFQPARIFMGDSGSMLIGLMLATVSTSASGRIPLTAYGPRDLVGLLTPLLLVGAVMFIPMLDMLLAVVRRTRAGRSPFSPDKMHLHHRLLQIGHSHRRVVLVIYLWVGVLAFGAVGSALIDRRIVVLLVAAGLVFALVVTAVPTVRLDMARERRRVRNSNRRGRRS; translated from the coding sequence ATGAGTGTCGTCGCCGTGGGTGCACCCTACGACGTGCTGGCCCTGGCGAACCAGGGCGCCGGCGTCCCCATCCGAGAATTGCTGTTGGTGTGTCTGACAGCTGCGGTCGTGACTTTTCTTGCGACCGGCGGCGTCCGGGTGCTGGCGAACAAGTTCGGCGCGGTTGCCGCACCACGTGAGCGTGACGTCCATGTCGTTCCGACACCGAGACTCGGTGGGACCGGCATGTATCTCGGAATGCTGGTCGCATTGCTGTTCGCATCCCAACTCCCGGCGCTTGCACGCGGTTTCGGGTACACCCAGGACATCCCCGCTGCGCTCGTCGCCGGATTCGTGATCGTCGGTGTCGGAGTCATCGACGATCGCTGGGGCCTGGACGCACTCACCAAATTCGTCGGCCAGGTCACCGCGGCCGGTGTGCTCGTCGTGATGGGCGTGAGCTGGTACATCATCTATGTGCCCTGGTCGGACGGCGGTTTCACCGTCGTGCTCGATCAACTGCAAGCCGGTCTGGTCACGGTTCTCGTCACCGTGGTGATGGTCAACGCGATGAACTTCGTCGACGGCCTCGACGGCCTCGCTGCAGGCTTGGGGCTGATCGCCTCGGTGGCAATTTGTATCTTCTCCGTCGGGCTGCTCAACGAGCAAGGGGGAGACGTCGGCGTCTACCCGCCGGCGGTGATAGCTGCCGCATTGGCCGGTGCCTGCCTCGGTTTCCTGCCGCACAACTTTCAGCCGGCGCGGATCTTCATGGGTGATTCGGGTTCGATGCTGATCGGGCTGATGCTGGCCACAGTATCGACCAGCGCCTCCGGCCGTATCCCGCTGACCGCCTATGGGCCCCGGGATCTGGTCGGACTTCTTACTCCACTCCTCCTCGTCGGTGCCGTCATGTTCATCCCGATGCTGGACATGCTTCTTGCCGTCGTACGACGAACACGCGCCGGACGCAGCCCCTTCAGCCCGGACAAGATGCACCTGCATCACCGTTTGCTGCAGATCGGTCACTCCCATCGCCGCGTCGTGCTGGTGATCTATCTGTGGGTCGGGGTCCTGGCCTTCGGCGCCGTCGGATCGGCGCTGATCGATCGGAGAATCGTTGTGCTGCTCGTGGCAGCGGGTCTGGTATTCGCACTGGTGGTGACCGCCGTACCGACCGTCCGACTCGACATGGCACGCGAGCGAAGACGCGTAAGGAACAGCAACCGAAGAGGCCGTCGGTCCTGA
- the atpB gene encoding F0F1 ATP synthase subunit A — MLFEGTPFELDRLMLIRILMSLVLVVLFAVAMRSPKIVPRGLQNVVEYGLSFVKEQICDEILGKEQGKRFAPIIMTIFFAVLFMNLSSVIPFLNISPNARIGMPLVLALIAYVAFNYVGIKKYGLFKYVKSSIVVPDVPLALHFVLVPVEFISTFILRPFTLTVRLMANMLAGHLMLVLFFSATQFFFFQAAAGMKIFGIFSLTAGFGFTLFELLVIGLQAYIFALLTAVYIDLALHADSH, encoded by the coding sequence GTGTTGTTCGAGGGGACCCCCTTCGAACTCGACCGGCTGATGCTTATCCGCATCCTGATGAGCCTCGTGCTCGTCGTGTTGTTCGCGGTCGCCATGAGAAGCCCCAAAATCGTTCCTCGTGGGCTGCAGAACGTCGTCGAGTACGGACTCAGTTTCGTCAAAGAGCAGATCTGCGACGAGATTCTCGGCAAAGAGCAGGGCAAACGGTTTGCGCCCATCATCATGACCATCTTCTTTGCGGTTCTGTTCATGAACCTCTCGTCGGTGATTCCGTTTCTGAACATCTCGCCCAACGCTCGAATCGGTATGCCACTGGTTCTGGCCTTGATCGCGTACGTGGCGTTCAACTACGTCGGTATCAAGAAGTATGGGTTGTTCAAGTACGTCAAGAGCAGCATCGTGGTTCCGGATGTGCCCCTCGCGCTGCACTTCGTGCTGGTGCCGGTCGAGTTCATCTCCACCTTCATCCTGCGGCCGTTCACGCTGACTGTTCGTCTCATGGCCAATATGCTTGCCGGCCACCTCATGCTTGTGCTGTTCTTCAGCGCGACTCAGTTCTTTTTCTTCCAGGCCGCGGCGGGAATGAAGATCTTCGGTATTTTCTCGCTGACCGCAGGTTTCGGCTTCACTCTCTTCGAACTCTTGGTCATCGGCTTGCAGGCGTACATTTTTGCGCTGCTGACAGCCGTGTACATCGACCTTGCGCTGCACGCAGATTCACACTGA
- a CDS encoding ATP synthase F0 subunit C gives MSLAYLAQETTSTVTGAGYGAIGYGLAAIGPGIGIGIVVGKAIEGIARQPELQGTIRTNMFLGIAFTEALALIGIVAGFLFG, from the coding sequence ATGAGCCTCGCGTACCTGGCACAGGAAACGACCAGCACGGTGACCGGCGCTGGATACGGTGCAATCGGTTACGGTCTCGCCGCCATCGGACCTGGTATCGGTATCGGCATCGTGGTCGGTAAGGCTATCGAGGGCATCGCTCGCCAGCCCGAACTGCAGGGCACCATCCGTACCAACATGTTCCTCGGCATCGCGTTCACCGAAGCGCTCGCGCTGATCGGTATCGTCGCCGGCTTCCTGTTCGGTTAA
- a CDS encoding F0F1 ATP synthase subunit B: MATNIAILAAEAEEDINPLLPATYDIVWSAICIAIIGFIFWKYILPSFQKVLTERGDLIEGGIKKAEEAQAEAKAALEHYNAQLAEARSEAAQIREEARTQGQAILAEMKTKAQEESDRIVAAGHNQLVAQRQQIVTELRSDLGRTAVELAEKVIGEQLSDEAKRAGSIDRFLSELDSVTADSAAGK, translated from the coding sequence ATGGCAACCAACATCGCAATTTTGGCCGCGGAGGCCGAAGAGGACATCAATCCTCTGCTCCCCGCGACATACGACATTGTTTGGTCTGCGATCTGTATCGCCATCATCGGCTTCATCTTCTGGAAGTACATTCTTCCGAGTTTCCAGAAGGTATTGACCGAGCGCGGAGATCTGATCGAAGGCGGCATCAAGAAGGCCGAAGAAGCTCAGGCCGAGGCCAAGGCAGCACTCGAGCATTACAACGCACAGCTCGCCGAGGCACGTTCCGAGGCCGCGCAAATCCGTGAGGAAGCGCGCACCCAGGGCCAGGCGATCCTTGCTGAAATGAAGACGAAGGCGCAGGAAGAGAGCGACCGGATCGTGGCCGCAGGCCACAATCAGCTCGTTGCTCAGCGTCAGCAGATCGTCACGGAACTTCGAAGCGATCTCGGACGCACAGCAGTAGAGCTCGCTGAGAAGGTCATCGGCGAGCAGTTGTCCGACGAGGCGAAGCGAGCAGGCTCGATCGACCGTTTCCTGAGCGAGCTCGACTCCGTCACCGCTGACTCTGCAGCCGGAAAGTGA
- a CDS encoding F0F1 ATP synthase subunit delta has protein sequence MYATSREALARTRSVANDALGSASAGVATAAAAQTGAELFAVVETLDGQRTLRTALADASVSAERRSALAEQLFAGKVSETTTKIVVSAVSDNWSKPSDLLNSLVELGREALLRAAADQDQLDTVEDELFRLGRIVAANPVLEQNLSDLGKPVHAKRELLGRLLYGKVTAVTEALALQSVGRLRKAAPADAFDHLAGLAAQVRNQIVAHVSSAAPLSDSQLEKLTATLTRTYGKPVTVHVEVDTELLSGLVVRIGDEVIDGSGAGRLAALRKTLK, from the coding sequence ATGTACGCAACTTCTCGTGAGGCTCTTGCCCGCACGCGTTCGGTTGCGAACGATGCACTGGGTTCTGCGTCGGCAGGAGTTGCAACTGCTGCTGCCGCGCAGACGGGTGCCGAGCTCTTCGCAGTCGTGGAGACGCTCGACGGGCAGCGCACGTTGCGTACCGCGCTTGCGGATGCGTCGGTTTCGGCCGAACGCCGCAGCGCGCTCGCTGAGCAACTGTTCGCAGGCAAGGTGTCCGAGACCACCACGAAGATTGTCGTGAGTGCTGTTTCGGACAATTGGTCCAAGCCATCGGATCTGCTGAATTCTCTGGTCGAACTGGGACGTGAAGCTCTGCTTCGCGCCGCAGCAGATCAGGATCAGCTCGACACGGTCGAGGACGAACTGTTCCGGCTGGGTCGGATCGTGGCGGCGAACCCGGTGCTCGAACAGAACCTGTCGGATCTCGGCAAGCCTGTGCACGCGAAACGCGAACTTCTCGGACGCCTGCTCTACGGCAAGGTGACAGCAGTTACCGAGGCGTTGGCACTCCAGTCCGTCGGTCGACTCCGCAAGGCGGCGCCTGCCGACGCATTCGACCATTTGGCAGGACTTGCCGCGCAGGTGCGCAATCAGATCGTTGCGCACGTCTCCAGTGCGGCTCCACTCAGTGACAGTCAGCTCGAAAAGCTGACCGCGACGCTGACCCGTACGTACGGCAAGCCGGTCACCGTTCACGTCGAGGTCGATACCGAACTGCTGAGCGGACTCGTGGTCCGGATAGGCGACGAGGTCATCGACGGTAGTGGGGCAGGCCGTCTCGCTGCATTGCGAAAGACACTCAAGTAG
- the atpA gene encoding F0F1 ATP synthase subunit alpha has protein sequence MAELTISSDEIRSAIENFTASYSPESSREEVGTVTDTSDGIAHVSGLPSAMSNELLEFPGGVLGVALNLDATEIGAVILGDYEHIEEGQEVKRTGDVLSVPVGDGYLGRVVNPLGQPIDGLGDIESSETRALELQAASVLERQPVEEPLQTGIKAIDAMTPIGRGQRQLIIGDRKTGKTAVCIDAILNQKANWESGDENKQVRCIYVAIGQKGSTIAGVKAALEERGALEYTTIVAAPASDSAGFKWLAPYTGSAIGQHWMYQGKHVLIVFDDLTKQAEAYRAISLLLRRPPGREAYPGDVFYLHSRLLERSAKLSDELGGGSLTALPIIETKANDVSAYIPTNVISITDGQVFLESDLFNKGVRPAINVGISVSRVGGAAQTKGMKKVSGSLRLELAQFRELEAFSAFASDLDSASKAQLERGARLVELLKQDQYSPVAVEDQIVSIWLAGQGAFDSVPVADVRRFETELLEDLHRNAGGVYESIAGGKALDGDAQKALTEATEKFKSGFLDSEGNRVVNEAEADTLNADEVNQEQVNVTRKTVSK, from the coding sequence ATGGCGGAGCTGACGATCTCCTCCGACGAGATCCGTAGCGCGATCGAGAACTTCACCGCGAGCTACTCACCGGAGTCCTCCCGCGAGGAGGTCGGCACGGTTACTGACACGAGCGACGGAATTGCCCATGTGTCGGGACTGCCGTCGGCTATGTCCAACGAGCTGCTCGAATTCCCCGGTGGAGTGCTCGGTGTTGCGCTCAACCTCGACGCCACCGAAATCGGTGCCGTCATCCTCGGTGACTACGAGCACATCGAAGAGGGCCAGGAAGTCAAGCGGACCGGTGACGTACTTTCCGTCCCCGTCGGCGACGGCTACCTCGGTCGCGTTGTCAACCCTCTCGGACAGCCCATCGACGGCCTCGGAGACATCGAGTCCAGCGAGACTCGCGCTCTCGAACTGCAGGCAGCCTCGGTGCTCGAGCGTCAGCCCGTCGAAGAGCCGCTCCAGACCGGAATCAAGGCCATCGACGCGATGACCCCGATCGGCCGTGGACAGCGCCAGCTCATCATCGGTGACCGCAAGACCGGCAAGACCGCGGTCTGCATCGACGCGATCCTGAACCAGAAGGCCAACTGGGAGAGCGGCGACGAGAACAAGCAGGTTCGCTGCATCTATGTCGCCATCGGTCAGAAGGGTTCCACGATTGCAGGCGTCAAGGCTGCTCTCGAGGAGCGCGGAGCGCTCGAGTACACGACCATCGTCGCGGCTCCCGCATCCGACTCGGCCGGTTTCAAGTGGCTTGCTCCGTACACCGGCTCGGCCATCGGCCAGCACTGGATGTACCAGGGTAAGCACGTTCTGATCGTGTTCGACGACCTGACCAAGCAGGCCGAGGCATACCGTGCCATCTCGCTGCTGCTGCGTCGCCCGCCGGGCCGTGAGGCATACCCCGGTGACGTCTTCTACTTGCACTCCCGTTTGCTGGAGCGCTCGGCGAAGCTGTCCGACGAACTGGGTGGCGGCTCGCTGACGGCACTGCCGATCATCGAAACCAAGGCCAACGACGTCTCGGCATACATCCCGACCAACGTCATTTCGATCACCGACGGTCAGGTCTTCCTCGAGTCCGACCTCTTCAACAAGGGTGTACGTCCCGCCATCAACGTCGGCATCTCGGTCTCCCGTGTCGGTGGCGCTGCACAGACCAAGGGCATGAAAAAGGTCTCCGGTTCGCTGCGTCTCGAGCTCGCTCAGTTCCGTGAGCTCGAAGCCTTCTCCGCTTTCGCCTCCGACCTCGACTCCGCCTCCAAGGCACAGCTCGAGCGTGGCGCTCGTCTGGTCGAGCTGCTCAAGCAGGATCAGTACTCCCCAGTCGCCGTCGAAGATCAGATCGTCTCGATCTGGCTCGCTGGTCAGGGTGCATTCGACTCCGTGCCGGTCGCTGACGTTCGCCGGTTCGAGACCGAACTGCTCGAAGACTTGCATCGTAACGCCGGCGGCGTCTACGAGAGCATTGCCGGCGGCAAGGCTCTCGACGGTGACGCGCAGAAGGCGCTGACCGAGGCAACCGAGAAGTTCAAGTCAGGCTTCTTGGATTCCGAGGGCAACCGGGTAGTCAACGAGGCAGAAGCGGACACGCTGAACGCCGACGAGGTTAACCAGGAACAGGTCAACGTCACTCGCAAGACAGTCAGCAAGTAG
- a CDS encoding F0F1 ATP synthase subunit gamma: MASILELRSRIKSVNSTKKITKAQELIATSRIIKAQARVAASKPYAEEITNVLSALASASGSLDHPLLNERPEPKRAAVLVVTSDRGMCGGYNSNVLKEAEELFQLLRKEGKDPVIYVLGAKGLGYYTFRERDVKAAWTGFSQEPGYSDAAKASKHLVELFMAGSGNEVDAPNGEGTIEGVDELHIVYTRFVSMLTQKPEVRRMAPLEVSYTDEEIEMGADALTDSPSASDVQAQYDFEPEAGTLLSALLPKYISTRIYSSLLDAAASESAARRTAMKAATDNANELVETLSRQANQARQAQITQEISEIVGGANALADSAGSD, from the coding sequence ATGGCAAGCATTCTCGAGCTGCGTTCCCGGATCAAGTCGGTCAACTCGACCAAGAAGATCACCAAAGCGCAAGAATTGATCGCGACATCGCGAATCATCAAGGCGCAGGCGCGCGTTGCGGCGTCGAAGCCGTACGCGGAGGAGATCACCAATGTGCTCTCGGCTTTGGCGAGTGCGTCCGGATCGCTGGACCACCCGCTACTGAACGAGCGCCCCGAGCCCAAGCGTGCTGCGGTTCTGGTAGTCACCAGCGATCGTGGAATGTGCGGTGGCTACAACTCCAACGTCCTCAAAGAGGCTGAAGAGCTTTTTCAGCTTCTTCGCAAAGAGGGCAAGGATCCAGTCATCTACGTGCTCGGTGCGAAAGGGCTCGGTTACTACACCTTCCGTGAGCGCGATGTGAAGGCAGCATGGACGGGCTTCTCGCAGGAGCCCGGTTACTCCGACGCAGCCAAGGCCAGTAAGCATTTGGTCGAGCTCTTCATGGCAGGTTCCGGCAACGAAGTCGATGCGCCGAACGGCGAAGGCACGATCGAAGGTGTCGACGAACTGCACATCGTCTACACACGTTTCGTGTCGATGCTGACGCAAAAGCCCGAGGTGCGTCGAATGGCTCCGCTGGAGGTCTCGTACACGGACGAAGAAATCGAAATGGGTGCGGATGCACTCACCGACTCTCCGTCTGCGTCCGATGTCCAGGCCCAGTACGACTTCGAACCAGAGGCAGGAACGCTTCTGTCGGCTCTGCTGCCGAAGTACATCAGCACGAGGATCTACTCCTCGCTGCTCGATGCGGCTGCGTCCGAGTCGGCTGCGCGCCGCACCGCCATGAAGGCGGCGACGGACAACGCTAACGAATTGGTCGAGACTCTCAGCCGTCAGGCTAACCAGGCTCGGCAAGCCCAGATCACCCAGGAAATCAGCGAAATCGTCGGTGGCGCTAACGCGTTGGCTGACAGCGCAGGAAGTGACTAA
- the atpD gene encoding F0F1 ATP synthase subunit beta, which produces MTAAVTQENASGADTQSGRVVRVIGPVVDVEFPRGAIPALFNALHAEITLPTVAKTLTLEVAQHLGDNLVRTISMQPTDGLVRGTPVTDTGKPISVPVGDVVKGHVFNALGDCLDTPGLGRDGEQWGIHRKPPAFDQLEGKTEILETGIKVIDLLTPYVKGGKIGLFGGAGVGKTVLIQEMITRIAREFSGTSVFAGVGERTREGTDLYLEMEEMGVLQDTALVFGQMDEPPGTRMRVALSALTMAEYFRDVQGQDVLLFIDNIFRFTQAGSEVSTLLGRMPSAVGYQPTLADEMGELQERITSTRGRSITSLQAIYVPADDYTDPAPATTFAHLDATTELSRPISQMGIYPAVDPLSSTSRILEPSIVGAEHFRVANEVKRILQKYKELQDIIAILGMDELQEEDKVLVGRARRIQKFLGQNFIVAEKFTGEAGSVVSLTDTIEAFDKVTKGEYDHLPEQAFNSCGGLDDVEAAAKKMAGK; this is translated from the coding sequence ATGACCGCAGCAGTAACCCAAGAGAACGCGAGCGGAGCGGACACACAGTCCGGCCGTGTCGTTCGGGTAATCGGCCCCGTTGTGGACGTCGAGTTCCCGCGCGGCGCCATTCCCGCCCTGTTCAATGCTCTCCACGCAGAGATCACCCTGCCGACGGTGGCCAAGACTCTGACACTCGAGGTTGCTCAGCACCTCGGTGACAACCTGGTCCGCACCATCTCGATGCAGCCGACCGATGGCCTGGTTCGTGGAACCCCGGTGACCGACACGGGCAAGCCGATCTCGGTTCCGGTGGGCGACGTCGTCAAGGGCCACGTCTTCAACGCCCTCGGTGACTGCCTCGACACACCCGGTCTCGGCCGTGACGGCGAGCAGTGGGGCATCCACCGCAAGCCACCAGCCTTCGATCAGCTCGAAGGCAAGACCGAGATCCTCGAGACCGGTATCAAGGTCATCGACCTTCTCACCCCGTACGTCAAGGGCGGCAAGATCGGTCTGTTCGGCGGTGCCGGCGTGGGCAAGACGGTTCTCATCCAGGAGATGATTACCCGTATCGCTCGCGAATTCTCGGGTACATCTGTATTCGCAGGCGTCGGTGAGCGCACCCGTGAGGGAACCGACCTCTACCTCGAAATGGAAGAGATGGGCGTCCTTCAGGACACCGCCCTCGTCTTCGGCCAGATGGACGAGCCGCCGGGCACGCGTATGCGCGTCGCTCTGTCGGCGCTGACCATGGCGGAGTACTTCCGCGATGTTCAGGGACAGGACGTTCTTCTGTTCATCGACAACATCTTCCGTTTCACACAGGCAGGTTCGGAGGTGTCGACCCTCCTGGGCCGCATGCCTTCCGCCGTGGGTTACCAGCCGACGCTGGCGGACGAGATGGGTGAGCTTCAGGAGCGCATCACCTCGACCCGTGGACGCTCGATCACCTCACTGCAGGCGATCTACGTTCCCGCCGACGACTACACCGACCCGGCACCCGCCACCACGTTCGCGCACCTCGATGCGACGACCGAGCTTTCGCGTCCGATTTCGCAGATGGGTATCTACCCCGCTGTGGACCCGCTGAGCTCGACGTCGCGAATCCTCGAGCCCAGCATCGTCGGCGCAGAGCACTTCCGCGTCGCCAACGAGGTCAAGCGGATCCTGCAGAAGTACAAGGAACTGCAGGACATCATCGCGATCCTCGGTATGGACGAGCTTCAGGAAGAGGACAAGGTTCTGGTCGGCCGTGCACGCCGTATCCAGAAGTTCCTCGGCCAGAACTTCATCGTTGCCGAGAAGTTCACCGGTGAGGCCGGTTCGGTCGTGTCGTTGACCGACACGATCGAGGCGTTCGACAAGGTCACCAAGGGCGAGTACGACCACCTTCCCGAGCAGGCCTTCAACAGCTGTGGTGGTCTCGACGACGTCGAGGCAGCAGCCAAGAAGATGGCCGGAAAGTAG
- a CDS encoding F0F1 ATP synthase subunit epsilon, with amino-acid sequence MEVSLVAVEQKLWSGNATLVSAQTTEGEIGIMVGHEPVLGQLVEAGTVSITTTDGEKIVAAVHGGFLSVTGKTVTVLAESADFAQDIDVDAARSVLDAGGDDKEALAIAKGRIRAAERA; translated from the coding sequence ATGGAGGTTTCACTCGTCGCGGTCGAGCAGAAACTGTGGTCCGGTAACGCGACCCTGGTGAGTGCTCAGACCACGGAGGGCGAGATCGGCATCATGGTGGGGCACGAGCCCGTGTTGGGCCAGCTGGTCGAAGCCGGGACCGTGTCCATCACCACGACCGACGGAGAGAAGATCGTCGCTGCTGTGCACGGCGGATTCTTGTCGGTTACGGGAAAGACCGTCACCGTTCTAGCGGAGTCTGCGGACTTCGCTCAGGACATCGACGTCGATGCAGCTCGCTCGGTGCTCGACGCAGGCGGCGACGACAAGGAAGCCCTCGCAATCGCGAAGGGCCGAATTCGCGCCGCTGAGCGCGCCTAG
- a CDS encoding DUF2550 domain-containing protein yields MRIGVIVLVILVVLLAAIVAAFLYRLSIVRGGGTAAIMRVTPSSGGSGWRHGIIRYDDNTVVFFKLSSLRPGPDHKLTRQGIEVGERRKPRENEFDIMSDEIAVLELTDAGRHFEIALDRGARTAFLSWLESRPPGRSQRGRPAG; encoded by the coding sequence ATGCGCATCGGAGTGATTGTTCTGGTCATTCTGGTTGTGCTGCTCGCAGCAATCGTCGCGGCTTTTCTGTATCGCCTGAGCATTGTGCGCGGAGGTGGCACGGCCGCGATCATGCGCGTGACTCCGTCGTCGGGCGGAAGCGGTTGGCGCCACGGCATCATTCGATACGACGACAACACCGTCGTGTTTTTCAAACTCTCGAGCTTGCGTCCGGGGCCGGACCACAAGTTGACCCGTCAGGGCATCGAGGTAGGCGAGCGGCGTAAGCCCCGCGAGAACGAATTCGACATCATGAGCGACGAAATTGCTGTGCTCGAGCTGACCGACGCCGGCCGCCATTTCGAGATCGCCCTCGACCGAGGCGCACGGACCGCCTTCCTGTCGTGGCTGGAGTCACGGCCGCCCGGAAGATCGCAGCGCGGTCGGCCGGCCGGTTGA